GCGGCGCTCCGGCATTCCGGGCTGGCACGGGGCCCCCGGCGACGGAAACGGTGGGAAGCCTTCGGCTGGGAGCCTCCAAGACGGTCCGGGCGCAGGCGCCCCGCCCGCCGGGGCGGAACGCCCGTTGGCCGCAGAGCGCGGCCGGGTGGACGGTGGCGCAGGTCAGCCGGGCCGAGACGGCGGGCAAGAACCGCAGACCGGTCGCGCCGCTGGCCGGCCCGGAGGGCGAGAGCCGCAGACTGGCCGCGCCGCTGGCTGGCCTGAACGGGACGCGGTGCCCCGCGCCCCGCAGCCGCCCCCAAGCGGGGCGGCGTCCGCCGCGCCGCCGCGCCGCCGCGCCGACGCCAAACGGGCCGACCTGCTCGACACGCTGACCGGTGTGGAAAGCCTGCGGCCCAAACCGGTGCCGTGGCTTCCCGGCCCCGGCCGGTCAAACGACCGGCCCGCGCCACGGTCCGGCCGCGATGTGCCGACCTGGGATGACGTGGCGGCGGAGCCGTCCCGCCCGGCGCCGCGACTGGAACGGCTGGTCACCACCAGGCCGGAGACTTTGGCGAAGCCGGTGGCGTTTGTCCCCACAGGCCCGGCCATGGAAGGGCACTCGACCGGCGAATTGCCGGTCCGCCACCCCCGCCGGATCGCCGGCGAACACTCGCTGGCGGACAAGATCCCGCACGCGCGGGTGCCGGTGCACCCGACGGGAGACATGCCGCCGGTGCCGCTGCTTTCTGAAGACGCCCTCTTGGTGGCGTCCCCGCCCGCCCCAGCCAGGCGGTCCGGACCGCCGATCGCCGCGCGCATTCCAAGAGCGCAAACCCCTCCGAGCCCGCCGCCGCCTCTGCCGGCCGTGCGGATTGAACGCGCCTTGCCGTTCCACGACGGGCCGGAACGCGGCCCGGTCGAAGACGGCCGTCTTGGCGGCTGGCCACAGCGTTCGGCCGGTCCCGAACGGATGGAGCGCGGGCCGCTTGGCGCGGGCCAAGGCTCCGGCGGAGCCTTCGAGCCGCTGAAGCAAAGAGCCGCCCAAGTCATGCACGAGACCGGCGAGCTCCGCCTGGTCCGCGAGTCGCGAAAGCCTCGGGTGATCAGCCGAAACGGCTCGCCGCCCGCAGACGACCAGCGCTGACCCGTAGGACCGGCGCCAGGGCCCGGACGGCCGCGAAGCCGGCCAGCCCTGCCGGACGCGCGCGGAGCGTGGCCGCGGCGGGTGCTGGGGCTGGGCCGGACGGCATCGTGCGGCTGGGGCGTTTCCTACTTCGTGAGGTCGTGCGCCATTTCGTCGAAGGCGGCTATGTAGGCGTCAATGGCCTGGTCGGTGTGGGTGACCGAGAGGGTCCACTCCTCCTCGCGGCCGGGCGTCATGAAAATGCCGCGGTTCATGTTGAACAGCCAGGCCAAGTCGGTCAGCGGCACGTTCTGGTTGGCGAGGAACGTCTCATAGTCCACGATCTTGGTGGGCGAGAAGGTGACGCAGCCCTTGGACGCCAGCGAGACGGTGTAGCCGGGCAGGTTGTAGCGCTTGATGACGTCGGTGCAGCCTTCGGCGATCCTGTCGGCCAGGTGGTTCAGCCACTGGTAGGCCTCCGGGGTGAGGACTTTCTCGAGGGACGCGCGGGCGGTCGCCATCACAAGCGGGTTGCCGTTGTAGGTGCCGACCTGGTAGACAGAGTGGTCTTCCACCACGGACATGACCTCTTCCGTGCCGCCGATCGCGCCGGTCGGCAGCCCGCCGCCCAGCGACTTCGCCATAGTGACCATGTCCGGTTGCACGCCGAACAACTCGGTGGCGCCGCCCGCGGCAATGGTCAGACCGGTTTTGACCTCGTCGAAAATGAGCACGATGCCGTGCCGCTTGGTGATCTCCCGCACTTGCTCCAGGTAGCCGGGCTCCGGGAGCACAACGCCCAGGTTCATCATGGCGGCTTCCATGATCACGCACGCGGGCTTGCGCCCCTCGGCGTCAAGGCGCTCTATCCGCCGCTCCATGGCCCCCGCGTCGTTGAACGGAACGGCGATGGTCATGGCGGTGGTGGCGGCGGGGATGCCCGCGCCGTAGGCGAGCGAGGCCAGGTTCTCCCGGTCGCCGATCTTGTCGTAGGGCACGCCGATCGACACCATGACCGTGTCGTGGTGGCCGTGGTAGGAGCCGAAGATCTTCATCACCGTGTCCCGCTTGGTGTAGGCGCGGGCAATGCGGATGGCGTCCATGGTCGCCTCGGAGCCGGAGTTGACGTAGCGCCATTTGGCCATGCCGAAGCGCTTGGCCAGCTCGTTCGCAACGGCGATGGCGTCCTCGGTGGGGGCCGCAAAGTGGGTGCCGTGCGGATAGCGCTCCGTGATCGCCTGGCCTATGACCGGGTTGGCGTGGCCCTGCACCATTGAGCCGAAGCCGTTGTGGAAGTCCCAGAACTCGTTGCCGTCCACGTCCCAAACCTTTGGCCCCGCGCCGCCTTCCAGGTAGATGGGCCAGGGGTCGCGGAGTTGGTAGGAGCTGGCGACCCCGCCGCTGAGGTGCTCGGACGCGCGGCGGTAGTAGTCGCGGGAGGCTTCGGTGCGTTCGTTGAGGCGCGCTTCTTCGCGCGCCGTCAACTCGGCGATTCGGGTGGGGTCAAGTTGGACATATGACACTGTGGGTCTCCTTGCGAGCGGACTTTGCAAATGATCCACCCACATTACGGCACGAATGTTACAAGGTTGTGCCATGGGTGGAGCAGCTTCGCGCCCTCCCATTTCCGATGCCGTCCGTCCGGCCGGTCGGGGCGGCAGCCGGTCGGTTGTCATGGGTCGGCTGCGGGCAGAATTGCGATG
The DNA window shown above is from Bifidobacteriaceae bacterium and carries:
- a CDS encoding signal peptidase I, which gives rise to MNSQAKARKAWGSLFAACAGAVLVAVLALAVAVGGIPLLVQGRALTVYGDSMKPAFGRGDVIVIRGVKDPDSIKTGQIISYRTDGAGSPVATRRVVDQTDHGSGRRWIVQSDADQVREEDSVAENQIVGVYMYRIPKLGYAVSWASEHGIAVILAGLVAVLAAAVVVLVVALRRRSGIPGWHGAPGDGNGGKPSAGSLQDGPGAGAPPAGAERPLAAERGRVDGGAGQPGRDGGQEPQTGRAAGRPGGREPQTGRAAGWPERDAVPRAPQPPPSGAASAAPPRRRADAKRADLLDTLTGVESLRPKPVPWLPGPGRSNDRPAPRSGRDVPTWDDVAAEPSRPAPRLERLVTTRPETLAKPVAFVPTGPAMEGHSTGELPVRHPRRIAGEHSLADKIPHARVPVHPTGDMPPVPLLSEDALLVASPPAPARRSGPPIAARIPRAQTPPSPPPPLPAVRIERALPFHDGPERGPVEDGRLGGWPQRSAGPERMERGPLGAGQGSGGAFEPLKQRAAQVMHETGELRLVRESRKPRVISRNGSPPADDQR
- a CDS encoding aspartate aminotransferase family protein is translated as MSYVQLDPTRIAELTAREEARLNERTEASRDYYRRASEHLSGGVASSYQLRDPWPIYLEGGAGPKVWDVDGNEFWDFHNGFGSMVQGHANPVIGQAITERYPHGTHFAAPTEDAIAVANELAKRFGMAKWRYVNSGSEATMDAIRIARAYTKRDTVMKIFGSYHGHHDTVMVSIGVPYDKIGDRENLASLAYGAGIPAATTAMTIAVPFNDAGAMERRIERLDAEGRKPACVIMEAAMMNLGVVLPEPGYLEQVREITKRHGIVLIFDEVKTGLTIAAGGATELFGVQPDMVTMAKSLGGGLPTGAIGGTEEVMSVVEDHSVYQVGTYNGNPLVMATARASLEKVLTPEAYQWLNHLADRIAEGCTDVIKRYNLPGYTVSLASKGCVTFSPTKIVDYETFLANQNVPLTDLAWLFNMNRGIFMTPGREEEWTLSVTHTDQAIDAYIAAFDEMAHDLTK